Below is a genomic region from Bacteroidales bacterium.
AAAGTCTTCACCACCGACCTCTACGGATCTTCTCTTGCAGGAACCGCCGGGGCCATCCAAACCTATTACGAACAGATGTTTCTCCGTGAAGGAAAAAAGGTGTTCTACCTGGCATTCGCCCTTAAAACGGATCATGAATATGCCGAACTCCCCGAAACTGAATACGTCGAATGATTTTTTTGAACAGGTCTACGAAGTAACCCGAAAAATACCCTTTGGCAGAGTTACTTCCTATGGCGCCATTGCCCGCTATCTGGGGACAGCGCGGTCGGCCCGCATGGTAGGATGGGCCCTCAATGCCTGCCATTCGCACCCACGTCATGTGCCTGCTCACCGCGTAGTGAACCGGCAGGGCCTCCTTACCGGAAAAATGCATTTCGGAACCCCTACGGCCATGCAACAACTTCTTGAAAATGAAGGCATTAAAGTGGTCAATGACCGTATAGTCAACTTCCGTAAACTTTTTTGGGACCCCTGCAAAGAATTATGACAAATGATAGCTTGATTCCGTTCTTTTTTTTATTACTTTGCTGTTTAAATTTAATTTAAATAAAAATTATGTCTTTTACGCAGGAAGCTATACTGAATGAATTGAAGAAGGTGATTCACCCGTCTTCAGGAAAACCGGTTACCGAAGCAGGAATTGTTCAGAATGTAAGGGTTGGTGACAATTCGGTTCATGTTATCCTTTCCTTTCCCAGGAGTACTGATCCTCTGGCCGGCCCCATAAAGAA
It encodes:
- a CDS encoding MGMT family protein, coding for MPNSPKLNTSNDFFEQVYEVTRKIPFGRVTSYGAIARYLGTARSARMVGWALNACHSHPRHVPAHRVVNRQGLLTGKMHFGTPTAMQQLLENEGIKVVNDRIVNFRKLFWDPCKEL